The following proteins come from a genomic window of Hymenobacter canadensis:
- a CDS encoding rhodanese-like domain-containing protein — translation MRRFLSTLALASLLSGSVALAQAPAPPPDVAPAKATKLIRRHKVVVLDVRTPAEFATGHVAGARNVDFKAADFAQQVSQLDSTQTYLVYCASGNRSNKAATLMRQQGLRKVVNGGSLPSLKQAGAKTE, via the coding sequence ATGCGTCGTTTCCTTTCCACCCTGGCCCTGGCCAGCCTGCTCTCGGGCAGCGTAGCCCTGGCTCAGGCGCCCGCGCCCCCACCCGACGTAGCGCCAGCCAAAGCCACTAAGCTCATCCGGCGCCATAAAGTGGTGGTGCTGGACGTGCGCACGCCGGCCGAATTCGCCACCGGCCACGTGGCGGGAGCCCGTAACGTCGACTTCAAAGCCGCCGACTTCGCCCAGCAGGTCAGCCAGCTCGACAGCACCCAGACTTATCTGGTGTACTGCGCCAGCGGCAACCGCAGCAACAAAGCCGCCACGCTTATGCGCCAACAGGGCCTGCGCAAAGTGGTAAACGGCGGCTCGCTACCCAGCCTCAAGCAAGCCGGCGCCAAAACCGAGTAG
- a CDS encoding polysaccharide deacetylase family protein: MKLTPSVLLTAAALASALTLPSCNDAKTAATAETSTPASTAMSGTAATTAAEDSASKAGTAAPDPSTIPAGSIADAATITARPQVPILCYHQIRDWRAKDSKGAKDYIVPVDAFKKQIQMLADSGYHTILPDQLYAYLTTGAKLPSKPIMLTFDDTDLDQFTVAKPELDKHNFKAVYFIMTVSLGRPRYMSKAQVKQLSDEGNVIGSHTWDHHNVKKYQGEDWVTQIEKPTKTLEEITGKDIKYFAYPFGLWNPEAIPELKKRGMVAAFVLAEKRDQQDPLFTIRRIIASGYWSARTLHNSIVQSF; encoded by the coding sequence ATGAAGCTTACCCCCTCCGTGCTGCTGACTGCAGCCGCCCTGGCCTCGGCCCTCACGCTGCCTTCCTGCAACGACGCCAAAACAGCCGCCACCGCCGAAACCAGCACCCCCGCCAGCACCGCCATGAGCGGCACCGCCGCCACCACGGCCGCCGAAGACTCGGCTTCCAAAGCCGGCACCGCCGCTCCGGACCCCAGCACCATTCCGGCCGGCAGCATCGCCGATGCCGCCACCATCACGGCCCGGCCACAGGTGCCCATCCTGTGCTACCACCAGATCCGCGACTGGCGTGCCAAGGACTCGAAAGGCGCCAAAGACTACATCGTGCCCGTCGATGCGTTCAAGAAGCAGATTCAGATGCTGGCCGACTCTGGCTACCACACCATCCTGCCCGACCAGCTCTACGCCTACCTCACCACCGGCGCCAAGCTCCCGAGCAAGCCCATCATGCTCACCTTCGACGACACCGACCTCGACCAGTTCACGGTGGCCAAGCCCGAGCTGGACAAGCACAACTTCAAGGCCGTGTACTTCATCATGACCGTGAGCCTGGGCCGGCCGCGCTACATGAGCAAGGCGCAGGTAAAGCAGCTCTCAGATGAGGGCAACGTCATCGGCTCGCACACCTGGGACCACCACAACGTGAAGAAATATCAGGGCGAGGACTGGGTGACGCAGATCGAGAAGCCCACCAAAACGCTGGAGGAAATCACCGGCAAAGACATCAAATATTTCGCTTATCCCTTCGGCCTCTGGAACCCCGAAGCCATTCCGGAGCTGAAGAAGCGCGGCATGGTGGCCGCCTTCGTGCTGGCCGAAAAGCGCGACCAGCAGGACCCGCTGTTCACCATCCGCCGCATCATCGCCAGCGGCTACTGGAGCGCCCGCACCCTCCACAACAGTATCGTGCAATCCTTCTAG
- the ligA gene encoding NAD-dependent DNA ligase LigA, with protein sequence MTTDLQARITALTERLHHLNYQYYQRDISEIPDQEFDQLLAELAELEKQHPELAHPNSPTQRVGGTITKQFPTAAHRYPMLSLGNTYSEADLREFDERVQKGLEGADYAYVCELKFDGVAMSLTYEAGQLTQGVTRGDGTRGDVVTSSVRTIKNLPLHLRTAGPAQPPEFEVRGEIFMPLPVFAELNAEREENGEALLANPRNAASGALKLQDSALVAARRLRFYAYSFLMPGRSSLPTHSASLEALSAWGLPVSDTWRRCGSIAEVLDFVHEWDKKRFTLPVATDGIVIKIDDFRQQELLGYTAKSPRWAIAYKYPAEAGRTRLRDVQYQVGRTGAVTPVALLDPVPLAGTVVKRASMHNANQIAALDIRLNDMVFVEKGGEIIPKITGVDFTARPEDSQPIVYPTACPACNTPLIRPEGEAHFRCPNDRGCPPQRKAKLEHYVSRKALNIDGLGAETVGRFFDLGLVTDAASLYDLPAKAEELAQLDRMGEKSVQRLLAGLEQSKLVPFDQVLFGLGIRYVGETVAEKLANHYRTMEALMVATATELAAVPEVGGVIAESAAAWFQEPQNQELVARLRAAGVQLELTGEAPQAMSNRLEGLTFVLSGVFELHSRDELQALIEAHGGKITGSISKKLSYLVAGDKMGPAKREKATGFKVPIISEAELLAMLPAGPEATSAPAETADAAEDSAPSASNPTPIQGTGTQTSLF encoded by the coding sequence ATGACCACCGACCTCCAGGCCCGCATTACGGCCCTCACCGAGCGCCTGCACCACCTCAACTACCAGTACTACCAGCGCGACATCAGCGAGATTCCCGACCAGGAGTTCGACCAGCTGCTGGCCGAGCTGGCCGAGCTGGAAAAGCAGCACCCGGAGCTGGCCCACCCCAACTCGCCCACCCAGCGCGTGGGCGGCACCATCACCAAGCAGTTCCCGACGGCCGCGCACCGCTACCCCATGCTCAGCCTCGGCAACACCTACTCCGAGGCCGACCTGCGCGAGTTCGATGAGCGGGTGCAAAAAGGCCTGGAAGGCGCCGACTACGCCTACGTCTGCGAGCTGAAGTTCGACGGCGTGGCCATGAGTCTCACCTACGAGGCCGGCCAGCTCACGCAGGGGGTCACGCGCGGCGACGGCACCCGCGGCGACGTGGTGACCAGCAGCGTGCGCACCATCAAGAACCTGCCGCTGCACCTGCGCACGGCCGGCCCGGCTCAGCCGCCGGAGTTTGAGGTGCGCGGCGAAATATTCATGCCCCTGCCGGTGTTTGCGGAGCTGAACGCCGAGCGCGAGGAAAACGGCGAGGCCCTGCTGGCCAACCCGCGCAACGCCGCCAGCGGTGCCCTCAAGCTCCAGGATTCGGCGCTGGTGGCGGCCCGACGGCTGCGCTTCTACGCCTACTCGTTTCTGATGCCGGGCCGCAGCAGCCTGCCCACGCACAGCGCCTCGCTGGAAGCGTTGAGCGCCTGGGGCCTGCCTGTGTCGGACACGTGGCGGCGGTGCGGCTCCATTGCTGAGGTGCTGGATTTCGTGCACGAGTGGGACAAAAAGCGCTTCACGCTGCCCGTCGCCACCGACGGCATCGTTATCAAGATTGACGATTTCCGGCAACAGGAGCTGCTGGGCTACACGGCCAAAAGCCCGCGCTGGGCCATTGCCTACAAGTACCCGGCGGAAGCGGGCCGCACCCGCCTGCGCGATGTGCAGTACCAGGTGGGCCGCACCGGCGCCGTCACGCCCGTGGCCCTGCTCGACCCCGTGCCGCTGGCCGGCACCGTGGTCAAGCGCGCCTCCATGCACAACGCCAACCAGATTGCGGCCCTCGATATCCGCCTCAACGATATGGTGTTCGTGGAGAAAGGCGGCGAAATCATCCCCAAAATCACCGGCGTAGATTTCACGGCCCGCCCCGAAGACAGCCAGCCAATCGTGTACCCCACGGCCTGCCCTGCCTGCAACACACCCCTGATCCGGCCCGAGGGCGAGGCCCACTTCCGCTGCCCCAACGACCGGGGCTGCCCGCCCCAGCGCAAGGCCAAGCTGGAGCACTACGTGTCGCGCAAGGCGCTGAACATCGACGGACTGGGCGCCGAAACCGTGGGCCGCTTCTTCGACCTGGGCCTCGTGACGGACGCGGCCAGCCTCTACGACCTGCCCGCCAAAGCCGAGGAGCTGGCCCAGCTAGACCGGATGGGCGAGAAATCGGTGCAGCGGCTGCTGGCGGGGCTGGAGCAAAGCAAGCTGGTGCCCTTCGACCAGGTGCTGTTCGGCTTGGGTATTCGGTACGTGGGCGAAACCGTGGCCGAGAAGCTGGCCAACCACTACCGCACCATGGAGGCCCTGATGGTCGCTACGGCCACCGAGCTGGCCGCCGTGCCGGAGGTGGGTGGCGTCATTGCCGAGTCGGCGGCGGCGTGGTTTCAAGAGCCGCAGAACCAGGAGTTGGTGGCGCGGCTGCGGGCGGCGGGCGTGCAGCTAGAACTCACCGGCGAGGCACCGCAAGCCATGAGCAACCGCCTCGAAGGCCTCACGTTCGTGCTGTCGGGCGTGTTTGAGCTGCACTCCCGCGACGAACTGCAGGCCCTGATTGAGGCACACGGCGGCAAAATCACGGGCAGCATCAGCAAGAAGCTCAGCTACCTGGTGGCCGGCGACAAAATGGGCCCGGCCAAGCGCGAAAAAGCCACCGGCTTCAAAGTGCCCATCATCAGCGAAGCCGAGCTGCTGGCCATGCTGCCCGCCGGCCCGGAAGCCACTTCAGCTCCCGCGGAAACTGCCGACGCTGCAGAAGACTCTGCTCCGTCAGCGTCAAACCCAACGCCGATCCAAGGCACCGGAACGCAGACTTCGCTGTTCTAG